One region of Timaviella obliquedivisa GSE-PSE-MK23-08B genomic DNA includes:
- a CDS encoding glutamate--cysteine ligase, which translates to MFSFGIEHEVAFFNDQGQFADFSCTSFAALNQIIEQLPFYPDDYAQLRIGDAGIKKKRWYIEGFERFNDSEKVVDCAPKGIEIRTTIHPTIQGAIVELSESFVLLRQVAAQYGFVPVLTSFNPYHTAYEPTPPLNPYEVQRRQASPEKQTANIPMLTYGPDLNISMVGLSPEQVIDRGRKLTFYSPYLVPFSFSSPFYQGKLWQGLSVRTHMRTGVRPAAMVFLKKTADLIDSNPSLTKIARLPAEVGRIEFKAFDSCDDFGIYEALLALLKGLVLDRSLPGRATVPDMNLHQLSAHQGFENETIWLNASQILQAAEVALANDPDIHLLQRLHMILERRETLANRLIRAFQQLGTIEQALQQTY; encoded by the coding sequence ATGTTTTCTTTTGGCATTGAACACGAGGTCGCGTTTTTTAATGATCAGGGGCAATTTGCTGATTTTTCTTGCACTTCATTTGCAGCATTAAATCAAATTATTGAGCAGCTGCCGTTCTATCCTGATGACTATGCTCAGCTTCGCATTGGCGATGCTGGAATTAAAAAAAAGAGGTGGTATATCGAAGGGTTTGAACGATTTAATGACTCTGAAAAAGTCGTGGATTGCGCGCCCAAAGGCATCGAAATCAGAACAACGATTCATCCAACTATTCAAGGGGCGATCGTCGAGCTATCCGAAAGTTTTGTACTGCTGCGTCAAGTCGCGGCACAGTATGGCTTTGTCCCCGTTCTTACCAGCTTCAATCCTTACCATACGGCTTATGAACCCACGCCACCACTCAACCCTTACGAAGTTCAGAGAAGACAAGCTTCCCCCGAAAAACAAACCGCCAATATTCCCATGCTGACTTATGGCCCTGATCTAAATATTTCCATGGTAGGGTTAAGCCCTGAACAAGTCATTGATAGGGGCAGAAAGCTCACCTTCTACAGTCCTTATCTTGTGCCATTTAGTTTCAGTTCGCCGTTTTATCAAGGTAAACTTTGGCAGGGTTTATCGGTTCGTACCCATATGCGGACTGGAGTAAGACCAGCGGCAATGGTGTTCTTAAAAAAAACAGCAGACCTCATTGATAGTAATCCTTCCTTAACAAAAATTGCTCGCCTTCCAGCAGAGGTTGGTAGGATTGAGTTTAAGGCATTTGATAGCTGCGATGATTTTGGAATTTATGAAGCACTTTTAGCCTTGCTGAAAGGGCTCGTTTTAGATCGCTCCCTGCCCGGACGCGCTACCGTTCCTGATATGAATCTACATCAACTTTCGGCACATCAAGGATTTGAAAATGAAACGATTTGGCTGAATGCTAGCCAGATTTTACAGGCGGCTGAGGTTGCTCTTGCGAATGATCCAGATATTCATTTACTACAACGGTTACACATGATTTTGGAACGGCGAGAAACGCTAGCTAATCGGCTAATTCGGGCATTTCAACAGTTAGGAACGATAGAACAAGCGCTTCAGCAAACTTATTAG
- a CDS encoding sucrase ferredoxin: MNPFFCAEASSEAGEDLIGSAPPCQTYILIECPLPWTPNAFESKLIPQNLRDRIESVRQSRLPIRFLLVARSENSACPPVLRPQILIYEQQLGNFCQGYRCREHTVDHLDQVAPLIQRYLAGQLTLSASLNRDRRDLLVCVHGSHDKCCAKYGLPFYREAIATVAQLGYSNVHLWKTSHFGGHRFAPTLIDLPEGRYYGRLNQSALRSILMRSGDLQSLNLVYRGWSILPQWLQPLENELIQHHGWQWFDYKISHRLLKKSANGEIQAELWVEQPDGLLYHYEVEMIRDLEKTICLKSSCDSNQALEPVIYRVKSLQCRQSSLAIDNSLSSRN; encoded by the coding sequence ATGAACCCATTCTTTTGTGCAGAGGCTTCGAGTGAGGCAGGAGAAGACCTGATTGGGAGCGCTCCACCCTGTCAAACCTATATTTTGATTGAGTGTCCTTTACCTTGGACACCTAATGCGTTTGAGTCTAAGCTAATTCCCCAAAACCTCCGCGATCGCATCGAATCTGTCAGACAATCTAGGTTACCCATTCGCTTTTTATTGGTGGCACGATCGGAAAACTCCGCTTGTCCACCAGTATTACGCCCGCAAATATTGATTTACGAACAACAACTCGGTAATTTTTGCCAAGGATACCGATGCAGGGAACACACTGTAGATCATCTCGACCAAGTAGCGCCCCTGATTCAGCGCTACTTAGCGGGTCAACTAACCCTGAGTGCCTCGCTTAATCGGGACAGGCGTGACTTGTTAGTTTGCGTTCATGGTAGCCACGATAAATGCTGTGCTAAATATGGGTTGCCGTTTTACCGAGAAGCGATCGCCACCGTTGCTCAATTGGGTTACTCGAACGTTCATTTGTGGAAAACAAGCCATTTTGGTGGACATCGGTTTGCACCTACGTTGATTGATCTGCCAGAAGGTCGCTACTACGGCAGGCTTAACCAATCGGCACTCCGATCAATTCTGATGCGATCGGGTGACCTGCAAAGCCTCAATTTGGTTTACCGAGGATGGAGTATTTTACCGCAGTGGTTGCAGCCATTAGAGAATGAATTAATTCAACATCATGGCTGGCAGTGGTTTGACTATAAGATTTCTCATCGGTTGCTAAAAAAGAGTGCAAACGGAGAAATTCAGGCAGAACTTTGGGTCGAGCAACCCGATGGATTGCTCTATCATTATGAAGTAGAAATGATTCGGGATTTGGAGAAAACAATTTGTCTCAAGAGTTCTTGCGATAGTAATCAGGCATTAGAGCCGGTTATCTATAGAGTCAAATCGCTGCAATGTCGTCAAAGTTCCCTAGCTATTGACAACTCGTTATCTTCAAGAAATTAG
- a CDS encoding energy transducer TonB has product MSLPEFADQKREQERKALKVLLSRTLFASLVLHAGLLPLNLKSLWTADEPAPEEIAIVVTDSEEPEVEEPLEQLEEETEVLAGSDAGGGSSAPAPVEAVTLPEPIQPDIVPPQPVAVAEPLVEPSPQPEEPNTIPSPEPTEQAEAAAENPVVPSPIPSPAPQRNIRDLLEQLRREREATQQQNAGSGTSEASDTAAVGTPGLPPGNGTGSGEGEGAGEGTSEGSGSGEGSRTGTDRGSDSGTPETNRDQGEGRRIACRNCPDVDYPEEALREDLEGTVKVLVDYDENGNVVGATLVDSSGHTVLDEAVLETVREKYRLNDSGGAGSTVLSVDMTIDGSDFNQQAEERGDRRAVDIAPPAPIADEPTPANTAAESILESEPQSIPSDSAPSNSATPTPNLVTPAAPSETPVEAPLPSTAPVVVPEPLPEPLPEPLPEPLPEPASTVPVSPEPDYVPPEPAYEAPPEPAPVEPDYVEPEPVYEPEPAAPPAESLPPVTP; this is encoded by the coding sequence ATGTCTCTTCCAGAATTTGCAGACCAAAAGCGAGAACAAGAGCGAAAGGCGCTGAAGGTGCTTTTAAGCCGTACTTTATTTGCGTCCTTGGTGCTTCATGCCGGGTTACTGCCGTTGAACTTAAAATCGCTTTGGACTGCCGACGAACCAGCGCCAGAAGAAATTGCGATCGTGGTCACCGATTCGGAAGAGCCGGAAGTTGAAGAACCGTTAGAGCAATTGGAGGAAGAAACCGAAGTTTTAGCGGGAAGCGATGCGGGTGGGGGATCATCTGCGCCAGCCCCCGTAGAAGCAGTTACCTTACCAGAGCCAATTCAGCCGGATATTGTACCGCCCCAGCCTGTTGCCGTTGCCGAACCGCTCGTGGAGCCATCGCCTCAGCCAGAAGAACCCAACACTATACCTTCTCCAGAACCTACAGAACAGGCGGAAGCAGCCGCAGAAAACCCTGTTGTACCGTCACCCATACCGTCACCTGCACCCCAGCGAAATATTAGAGATTTATTAGAGCAGCTTCGCCGTGAGCGGGAAGCCACCCAGCAGCAAAATGCAGGCTCTGGCACAAGTGAGGCAAGTGATACTGCTGCCGTTGGCACTCCTGGTCTACCTCCAGGGAACGGCACGGGATCTGGCGAAGGTGAAGGAGCAGGTGAGGGAACAAGCGAAGGGTCGGGATCAGGAGAAGGTTCTAGGACAGGCACCGATCGCGGGTCTGATAGCGGTACACCAGAAACTAACCGCGATCAGGGTGAGGGTCGCCGAATTGCCTGCCGCAACTGTCCAGACGTGGATTACCCTGAAGAAGCACTAAGGGAAGATTTGGAAGGTACTGTCAAGGTGCTAGTGGACTATGACGAGAACGGTAATGTCGTTGGCGCTACATTGGTAGATTCTAGCGGACATACTGTATTGGACGAAGCAGTGCTAGAAACGGTACGCGAGAAATATCGTTTAAATGATAGCGGTGGAGCAGGCAGCACCGTACTCAGCGTTGACATGACGATCGATGGTTCTGACTTTAACCAACAGGCAGAAGAACGGGGCGATCGCCGAGCTGTAGACATTGCGCCGCCTGCCCCTATTGCCGATGAACCTACTCCTGCTAATACTGCTGCGGAATCGATTCTAGAATCGGAGCCTCAGAGCATACCATCTGACAGCGCGCCATCTAATTCTGCAACTCCTACACCCAACCTTGTAACTCCGGCAGCACCCTCAGAAACCCCGGTAGAAGCTCCTCTCCCTTCTACTGCACCAGTGGTTGTTCCGGAACCTCTACCAGAACCTCTACCAGAACCTCTACCAGAACCGTTGCCCGAACCTGCTTCCACTGTTCCTGTCTCTCCCGAACCTGATTATGTGCCACCCGAACCCGCTTACGAAGCGCCCCCTGAACCTGCCCCTGTAGAACCCGATTATGTAGAACCAGAGCCCGTCTATGAGCCAGAGCCTGCTGCGCCACCTGCAGAGTCCTTGCCGCCCGTCACACCATAG
- a CDS encoding MotA/TolQ/ExbB proton channel family protein: MFLTDLFAAGGIVMYPLLGFSILAIALIIERCLFWSKVNRQQRRIVRDVLADYQNGSDNVLPKLKQNSDLPIARIFMEALEMDYAPPQAFHNFLEGAIQAELPLLRRFNTVFDTIVAASPLLGLLGTVTGLIQSFANLDLGSVGQEGTARVTGGISEALISTATGLIVALVVLMFSNVFRGFYRRQLALIQEYTNQLEALHFCRYQERRTENSAELIRVGE, encoded by the coding sequence ATGTTCCTGACTGATTTGTTTGCCGCAGGTGGGATCGTCATGTATCCCCTGCTAGGGTTTTCAATTTTAGCGATCGCCTTAATTATTGAGCGCTGCCTTTTTTGGTCAAAGGTCAACCGTCAGCAGCGACGGATTGTGCGCGATGTATTAGCAGATTATCAAAACGGTTCTGACAACGTTCTGCCCAAGCTTAAGCAAAACAGCGACTTACCTATCGCCCGCATCTTTATGGAAGCCTTGGAAATGGACTATGCGCCGCCACAAGCCTTTCACAATTTTCTTGAAGGTGCCATTCAAGCCGAGTTACCGCTGTTACGTCGATTCAACACAGTTTTTGATACGATTGTTGCGGCTTCCCCGCTCTTAGGTTTGCTGGGAACAGTCACAGGCTTGATTCAATCATTTGCCAACCTCGACTTAGGCAGCGTGGGGCAAGAAGGCACTGCTAGAGTGACAGGCGGGATCAGTGAAGCTTTAATTTCGACTGCGACAGGTTTAATTGTGGCATTAGTAGTTCTGATGTTTTCCAATGTCTTCCGGGGCTTTTATCGTCGCCAGTTGGCGTTGATTCAAGAATATACTAATCAGTTAGAAGCGCTACATTTTTGTCGATATCAAGAAAGACGGACAGAAAATTCTGCTGAACTGATAAGAGTAGGAGAGTAG
- a CDS encoding NblA/ycf18 family protein, whose translation MEIPGLSIEQQFNLKVYEEQVKLLSTEQAQTFLLEVMRQLMVKENVIKQLLKQS comes from the coding sequence ATGGAAATTCCAGGATTAAGCATAGAGCAGCAGTTCAACCTCAAAGTTTACGAAGAGCAGGTAAAATTGTTGAGCACAGAGCAAGCGCAGACCTTTTTGCTAGAAGTCATGCGTCAACTCATGGTGAAAGAGAATGTGATCAAGCAGTTATTGAAGCAGTCCTAA
- a CDS encoding biopolymer transporter ExbD — protein MTIRDEDLDLPPQINIVPMIDVIFAILTFFIMATLFLTRSEGLPVNLPNAETSTQTNAKQKRVTVTIDEQGKLFLDRKSITAQDLKTSIQSAKGNQDKVLVVINADRTVNHGQVIEVMDQVRTIEGATLGIATRRPK, from the coding sequence ATGACCATCCGCGACGAAGATCTTGACTTACCACCCCAGATTAACATCGTGCCCATGATCGATGTGATCTTTGCGATTCTGACCTTTTTCATTATGGCGACGCTATTTTTAACCCGCTCGGAAGGGTTACCCGTCAATTTGCCTAACGCCGAAACTTCTACGCAGACTAACGCTAAGCAAAAAAGAGTGACGGTGACGATTGATGAACAAGGCAAACTGTTTCTCGATCGCAAATCCATTACTGCTCAAGACTTGAAAACTAGCATTCAATCTGCAAAAGGAAATCAAGATAAAGTATTGGTCGTAATCAATGCCGATCGCACCGTCAATCATGGTCAGGTGATTGAAGTGATGGATCAAGTGAGAACGATCGAAGGAGCAACATTAGGAATAGCGACGCGACGACCGAAATAA
- a CDS encoding phycobiliprotein lyase — MDAMEFFQVSTGKWRSQRTTHHLAFRRSEMGESEIQVQALGANDPQVIEICRIHEVDPSLAIGGAYVAWQGSMGWDKEDENHEGTTVFALVPEGSDRRRGTLLRERGYAEVVPVAGQYHMDDDDALVLVTEYETMSSVERFSFADPSLRVRTSTVKRFGGFSTATFCTEFRITDADGAPVASEAAEPSESFSFLGW; from the coding sequence ATGGACGCAATGGAGTTTTTCCAGGTTAGTACAGGTAAGTGGCGATCGCAGCGAACCACTCATCATCTTGCTTTTAGGCGATCGGAAATGGGTGAGTCTGAAATTCAGGTGCAAGCTTTGGGTGCCAATGATCCTCAAGTGATTGAAATTTGTCGGATTCATGAGGTTGATCCAAGCTTGGCGATCGGTGGCGCTTACGTCGCTTGGCAAGGGTCGATGGGTTGGGACAAGGAAGACGAAAACCACGAAGGGACGACAGTGTTCGCTTTGGTGCCTGAAGGAAGCGATCGTCGTCGAGGAACCTTGTTACGAGAGCGAGGCTATGCTGAAGTTGTCCCAGTTGCGGGTCAGTATCACATGGATGACGATGATGCCTTAGTCCTAGTCACTGAATACGAAACCATGAGTTCGGTCGAACGGTTTTCATTTGCCGATCCTAGCTTGCGGGTGCGAACCAGTACAGTAAAACGGTTTGGAGGCTTTAGCACGGCTACTTTCTGCACCGAGTTTCGGATTACGGATGCCGACGGCGCTCCGGTTGCATCGGAAGCGGCTGAACCCAGCGAATCTTTTTCCTTCTTAGGTTGGTAA
- a CDS encoding iron ABC transporter permease, which yields MNTSQSSLQQSLLSKRSHSFRLLGLIVGVLLLVVCSIVSLTLGAADITPSVVWRALFAFDGSTNHLIITTVRLPRILIALAVGAALAVAGSLMQGLTRNALADPGILGISAGAAFAVVGSTFFFGSLSVQSYTWVAFAGGAIAAVVVYVLGSVGRSGMTPLKLILAGAVLSYLMSALTTGILILSQRTLDEIRFWLAGSVAGRDLDSLVQVLPYIVVGLMIAFSLGKQITALTLGEDVAKGLGLRTGWVKAIASVVVVLLAGSAVSLAGPIGFVGLVVPHIVRFWVGVDYRWILPYAAIWGAMLLSLADLAARLIIKPQELPVGIMTALVGAPFFIYLARRKIKS from the coding sequence ATGAATACATCTCAGTCTTCTTTGCAGCAATCACTTTTATCTAAGCGATCGCACTCTTTCCGGCTGCTGGGGTTAATAGTCGGCGTTTTGCTATTGGTCGTTTGTTCCATAGTAAGCCTTACTTTAGGTGCCGCAGATATCACCCCCAGTGTGGTTTGGAGAGCACTATTTGCCTTTGATGGTTCCACCAATCATTTGATTATCACAACGGTTCGCCTGCCCCGCATTCTGATTGCCTTGGCAGTGGGCGCAGCATTGGCAGTTGCCGGGTCATTAATGCAAGGACTGACTCGGAATGCCTTAGCAGATCCCGGTATTTTAGGAATTAGTGCCGGAGCCGCTTTCGCTGTGGTCGGCAGCACCTTTTTCTTCGGCAGTCTATCTGTCCAATCTTATACTTGGGTTGCCTTCGCAGGAGGAGCGATCGCCGCTGTTGTGGTCTATGTCTTGGGTTCGGTCGGACGCAGTGGCATGACTCCCCTCAAGCTAATTTTGGCAGGTGCTGTACTGTCATATTTAATGTCAGCCCTAACCACAGGAATTTTAATTCTTAGCCAACGCACCCTAGATGAAATTCGCTTTTGGTTAGCTGGATCGGTGGCAGGGCGCGACTTAGACAGTTTGGTGCAAGTGTTGCCTTACATCGTCGTCGGTTTAATGATCGCCTTCAGCTTGGGTAAACAAATCACGGCATTAACTCTAGGAGAAGATGTTGCTAAAGGGCTGGGGTTACGAACCGGATGGGTTAAAGCGATCGCCTCTGTTGTGGTTGTCCTGTTAGCAGGCAGCGCCGTGTCTCTAGCAGGCCCGATCGGATTTGTTGGCTTAGTCGTTCCTCACATCGTCCGGTTTTGGGTCGGTGTCGATTATCGTTGGATACTTCCCTACGCAGCAATTTGGGGGGCGATGTTGCTCTCTCTAGCAGATTTAGCGGCTCGTTTAATCATTAAACCGCAAGAACTTCCGGTGGGCATCATGACCGCTTTGGTGGGTGCGCCGTTCTTTATTTACTTAGCAAGGCGGAAAATTAAGTCATAA
- a CDS encoding HEAT repeat domain-containing protein codes for MDKRFLNLFNLTEEQAIALLDTPYDQVSEDDSRYIATSHLINFSSENSIQALIRAVQQTDPALENRIVRRKSVETLGRLEAKQALPVIRTCLTDDDCYTVENAVWSIGEIGTQDAEILEEVAQLLETFPEAGMQGLKIALNDANPVVHIAATMALGEIGVPSLDILIEALETTDNVGLAVSLVNALASVGDSRGAEVLTALVNDESADASVQESATSALSRLEMVSQYRRKPQSQNRRV; via the coding sequence ATGGATAAACGATTTCTCAATCTATTTAACTTAACTGAAGAACAGGCGATCGCTCTTTTAGACACGCCTTATGACCAAGTTAGTGAAGATGACTCACGCTACATTGCCACTTCCCATTTAATTAATTTCTCGTCTGAAAACTCGATTCAAGCCTTAATACGTGCTGTTCAACAGACCGATCCAGCCCTAGAAAACCGCATTGTGCGGCGTAAATCGGTTGAAACCTTAGGCAGGCTAGAGGCAAAGCAGGCTTTACCCGTAATTCGGACGTGTTTGACAGACGATGACTGTTACACCGTAGAAAATGCTGTCTGGTCAATTGGAGAAATTGGCACCCAGGATGCCGAAATCTTAGAGGAAGTTGCTCAACTTTTAGAAACTTTTCCTGAAGCCGGAATGCAAGGGCTAAAAATAGCGCTCAATGATGCCAATCCAGTCGTGCATATTGCAGCAACCATGGCGCTCGGCGAAATTGGGGTTCCCTCTTTAGATATTTTAATTGAAGCCTTAGAAACCACTGATAACGTAGGATTGGCAGTTTCACTTGTCAATGCGCTGGCTTCGGTGGGAGACAGCCGTGGGGCTGAGGTATTGACGGCGTTGGTGAATGATGAGTCGGCTGATGCATCCGTGCAGGAGTCGGCAACCAGTGCCTTGTCGCGTTTGGAAATGGTAAGCCAGTACCGACGAAAGCCTCAGTCACAAAACAGGAGGGTATGA
- a CDS encoding iron ABC transporter permease, protein MANSWLVIRTQKSLLSMRLDRRVPWVLLGLIMMTLVVMIISIGYGEYPIPPLDVIKTILGLQTNNPDYNFVIHTLRLPRVITAFLVGTALAIAGTIMQGLTRNPLAAPEIVGVEAGAGLVAVAMIVLFPSVPILFLPIAAFMGAFVAALLVYLLAWENGSSPIRLILVGIGVGAIASAFTSLMITFGEISDVSQALVWLAGSVYGRSWEHIQALLPWLIVFIPASLLLARELNTLNLGDDVARGLGSRVEWQRGLLLITCVALAGASVATAGTIGFVGLMAPHLARQLVGNAHEGLVPTSALAGGLIVSFADLLGRSLFAPIELPCGVVTAAVGAPYFLYLLYRNRNA, encoded by the coding sequence ATGGCAAACAGTTGGCTGGTAATTCGGACTCAAAAATCCCTGCTCTCAATGCGGCTCGATCGCCGCGTTCCTTGGGTTTTGTTAGGTCTAATCATGATGACACTGGTGGTGATGATTATTAGCATTGGCTATGGAGAATATCCCATTCCACCGCTAGATGTGATTAAAACAATTTTAGGATTACAAACTAATAATCCTGATTACAATTTTGTGATTCATACCCTCCGATTGCCGCGAGTCATTACTGCATTCCTAGTAGGAACTGCTTTAGCGATCGCCGGAACGATCATGCAAGGGTTAACTCGTAATCCATTAGCGGCTCCCGAAATTGTCGGCGTAGAAGCGGGAGCAGGATTAGTGGCGGTGGCAATGATTGTGCTATTTCCGTCTGTGCCTATTTTATTTTTACCGATTGCGGCGTTCATGGGAGCGTTCGTTGCAGCCCTGCTAGTTTATCTGCTGGCATGGGAGAATGGCAGTTCCCCAATTCGTTTAATTCTAGTGGGCATCGGAGTGGGAGCGATCGCCTCTGCGTTCACCAGCCTGATGATTACCTTTGGTGAGATTAGCGATGTCAGTCAGGCGTTAGTCTGGTTAGCCGGAAGCGTTTATGGACGCAGTTGGGAACACATTCAAGCGTTGCTGCCGTGGCTAATTGTGTTTATTCCAGCATCCTTACTTCTGGCGCGAGAATTAAATACGTTAAACCTGGGAGATGATGTAGCGCGGGGCTTGGGTAGCCGGGTGGAATGGCAGCGAGGCTTGTTATTAATCACCTGTGTAGCTCTCGCTGGAGCTAGTGTGGCGACCGCTGGCACCATTGGTTTTGTCGGGTTAATGGCTCCTCATTTAGCGCGTCAACTGGTGGGCAATGCTCATGAAGGGTTAGTCCCAACTTCAGCCTTAGCGGGTGGTCTGATTGTCTCATTCGCCGATTTATTAGGGCGATCGCTATTTGCCCCGATCGAACTGCCCTGTGGTGTGGTGACAGCCGCTGTGGGTGCGCCTTATTTTCTCTATCTGCTCTATCGCAACCGTAATGCTTGA
- a CDS encoding ABC transporter ATP-binding protein produces MNIITPTSSEPALTTRKLTLAYDQAIVINDLDLAIPSGKITALVGSNGCGKSTLLRGLARLLKPVKGTVYLDSASIFKLSTKEVAKRLGMLPQSPVAPEGLTVRELVAQGRYPHQGLLQQWSKEDERFTEQALAITDMTELAERPLDSLSGGQRQRAWIAMTLAQNTAILLLDEPTTFLDLAHQIEILDLLYDLNQDEGRTIVMVLHDLNQACRYADQLIAVKEGTIYAQGNPADVMTETMVREVFGLESRIVQDPVAGTPMCVPISRKSKVIPQPNKQKPAR; encoded by the coding sequence ATGAATATCATCACTCCTACCAGTTCTGAACCTGCCTTAACGACTCGGAAGCTCACACTCGCGTATGACCAGGCGATCGTGATCAACGATCTGGATCTAGCCATTCCATCAGGGAAAATTACCGCTTTAGTTGGCTCTAATGGTTGCGGTAAATCTACGTTGCTAAGAGGATTAGCGCGACTGCTCAAGCCTGTTAAAGGAACAGTTTATCTCGACAGCGCTTCCATCTTTAAACTATCTACCAAAGAAGTTGCAAAACGATTAGGAATGCTGCCTCAAAGCCCCGTTGCGCCCGAAGGATTGACCGTGAGAGAGTTAGTGGCACAAGGACGATATCCGCATCAAGGTTTGCTTCAGCAATGGTCGAAAGAGGATGAACGTTTCACCGAACAAGCCCTGGCAATTACGGATATGACAGAGTTGGCAGAGCGCCCCCTGGATAGTCTTTCGGGAGGTCAGCGGCAACGAGCTTGGATTGCCATGACGTTGGCGCAAAACACAGCCATTCTGTTGCTAGATGAACCGACAACTTTTTTGGATCTGGCGCATCAAATCGAGATTCTGGATTTGCTCTATGACCTGAATCAGGATGAGGGACGAACGATCGTGATGGTGTTGCATGACCTGAATCAAGCCTGTCGCTATGCCGATCAGTTGATCGCTGTGAAGGAAGGAACGATTTACGCACAAGGTAATCCAGCGGATGTGATGACTGAAACAATGGTGCGAGAGGTCTTTGGTTTAGAGAGCCGCATTGTTCAAGATCCCGTTGCCGGAACGCCGATGTGTGTGCCAATTAGCCGCAAATCGAAAGTTATACCTCAGCCAAATAAACAAAAACCAGCAAGATGA
- a CDS encoding histidine phosphatase family protein — MTLSSVTVSAEPMPADSAQMLISQQTPALPPTAPSGGEGGEGGEGEAPAFQDKLSGEALTNALKKGGYVIYFRHAQTEKDYADQINAKIGDCSTQRMLSAVGWEQARTIGKGFESLQIPVGEVYSSEYCRAWQTADLAFGRYETRPELNFLPFEEYTDAQVAQMKETVMPLLAATPEPGKNTVIVGHDDLLEAAIGIYPEPQGIAYILKPDGRGGVEVIANVLVEEWETL, encoded by the coding sequence ATGACACTGTCCTCAGTAACGGTTTCGGCTGAGCCAATGCCCGCAGACTCAGCCCAAATGTTAATTAGCCAGCAAACGCCTGCTCTACCACCCACCGCACCGTCTGGCGGTGAGGGTGGTGAAGGCGGTGAAGGTGAAGCACCTGCATTTCAAGACAAACTCAGCGGTGAAGCTTTGACGAATGCCCTTAAAAAAGGAGGCTACGTCATTTACTTCAGACACGCTCAAACCGAGAAAGACTACGCTGACCAAATTAATGCCAAGATAGGCGATTGTTCAACCCAACGAATGCTAAGTGCTGTCGGTTGGGAACAAGCACGAACCATTGGGAAAGGGTTTGAATCTTTGCAAATTCCGGTAGGTGAAGTTTATTCCAGCGAGTATTGCCGGGCTTGGCAAACGGCTGATTTAGCCTTTGGTCGCTACGAAACGAGACCTGAGCTTAATTTCTTGCCTTTTGAAGAATACACAGATGCCCAAGTTGCCCAGATGAAGGAAACAGTCATGCCTCTATTAGCAGCAACACCTGAACCAGGAAAAAATACTGTGATTGTAGGTCATGATGACTTACTGGAAGCTGCCATTGGCATCTATCCAGAGCCTCAAGGCATTGCCTATATCCTCAAGCCCGATGGTCGGGGCGGTGTTGAGGTGATCGCAAATGTGCTTGTAGAAGAATGGGAAACGCTGTAG